Proteins from a genomic interval of Streptococcus sp. D7B5:
- the jag gene encoding RNA-binding cell elongation regulator Jag/EloR, with product MVLFTGSTVEEAIQKGLKELDIPRMKAHIKVVSKEKKGFLGLFGKKPAQVDIEAISETTVIKANQQAIKGVPKEVNEKNEPVKTVSEATVDLGHVVEAIKKIEEEGQGVSEEVKAEILKNEKHASTILEETGHISILNDLEPEDTTEEVDSAPEKETETQEATSQSLEDLGLKVEPSYDIEQVATEVANYVQTIVDDMDVEGTISSDYNRRTINLQIDTNEPGRIIGYHGKVLKALQLLAQNYLYNRYSRTFYITINVNDYVEHRAEVLQTYAQKLATRVLEEGRSQQTDPMSNSERKIIHRIISRMDGVTSYSEGDEPNRYVVVDAE from the coding sequence ATGGTATTATTTACAGGTTCAACGGTTGAAGAAGCAATCCAAAAAGGATTGAAAGAATTAGACATCCCAAGAATGAAGGCCCACATCAAGGTCGTTTCGAAAGAGAAAAAAGGATTCTTAGGCTTGTTTGGTAAGAAGCCGGCTCAAGTTGATATCGAAGCGATTAGTGAAACGACAGTGATCAAAGCCAATCAGCAGGCCATTAAAGGGGTTCCAAAAGAAGTCAATGAAAAAAATGAACCCGTGAAAACAGTAAGTGAAGCAACTGTTGATTTGGGGCATGTAGTTGAAGCAATTAAGAAAATTGAAGAAGAAGGTCAAGGTGTCTCTGAAGAGGTCAAGGCTGAAATCTTGAAAAATGAAAAGCACGCCAGCACGATTTTGGAAGAAACAGGCCATATTTCAATTTTAAATGATTTGGAACCAGAGGATACTACCGAGGAAGTGGACTCTGCTCCAGAAAAAGAAACTGAAACGCAGGAAGCAACAAGCCAATCTTTAGAAGATTTAGGCTTGAAAGTAGAACCAAGTTATGACATCGAACAAGTGGCAACTGAAGTAGCTAACTACGTTCAAACCATTGTAGATGATATGGATGTTGAAGGGACGATTTCAAGTGACTACAATCGCCGCACCATTAATCTTCAAATTGACACCAATGAACCAGGTCGTATTATTGGCTATCACGGAAAAGTTTTGAAGGCTCTTCAACTGTTAGCGCAAAATTACCTTTACAATCGCTATTCGAGAACGTTCTACATCACAATTAATGTAAATGATTATGTTGAACACCGTGCAGAAGTCTTGCAAACCTATGCTCAAAAATTGGCGACTCGCGTTTTAGAAGAAGGACGTAGCCAACAAACAGATCCAATGTCAAATAGCGAACGCAAGATTATCCATCGCATTATTTCGCGCATGGATGGCGTGACGAGTTACTCTGAAGGTGACGAGCCAAATCGCTATGTTGTCGTAGATGCAGAATAA
- the rnpA gene encoding ribonuclease P protein component — translation MKKSFRVKREKDFKAIFKDGTSFANRKFVVYQLENQQNHFRVGLSVSKKLGNAVTRNQIKRRIRHIIQNAKGSLVDHVDFVVIARKGVETLEYVEMEKNLLHVLKLSKIYQEGNGSEKETTVD, via the coding sequence TTGAAGAAAAGCTTTCGTGTAAAAAGAGAGAAAGATTTTAAGGCGATTTTCAAGGACGGAACAAGTTTTGCCAATCGAAAATTTGTTGTCTACCAATTGGAAAACCAGCAAAACCATTTTCGAGTAGGACTGTCTGTCAGCAAAAAGCTGGGAAATGCAGTTACCAGAAATCAAATTAAGAGACGAATCCGACATATCATACAAAATGCAAAGGGGAGTCTGGTAGATCATGTCGATTTTGTTGTGATTGCTCGAAAAGGGGTGGAAACCTTGGAATATGTAGAGATGGAGAAAAACCTACTCCACGTATTAAAGTTATCAAAGATTTACCAGGAAGGAAATGGGAGTGAAAAAGAAACTACAGTTGACTAG
- the yajC gene encoding preprotein translocase subunit YajC, translating to MDPNITFLIMLVGMMALMFFMQRSQKKQAQKRMESLNKLQKGYEVITIGGLYGTVDEVDTEKGTIVLDVDGVYLTFELAAIKTVLPLKEAVTPEGTVVDEGGAIEE from the coding sequence ATGGATCCAAATATTACTTTTTTAATCATGCTTGTAGGGATGATGGCCTTGATGTTCTTTATGCAACGTTCTCAAAAGAAACAAGCACAAAAGCGTATGGAAAGCTTGAACAAGCTTCAAAAAGGCTATGAAGTCATTACAATTGGTGGACTTTACGGAACAGTGGATGAAGTAGATACTGAAAAAGGAACAATCGTACTGGATGTAGATGGGGTCTACTTGACTTTTGAATTGGCTGCTATCAAGACCGTTTTGCCACTCAAAGAAGCTGTGACACCAGAAGGAACAGTTGTTGACGAAGGCGGAGCAATCGAAGAATAA
- the tkt gene encoding transketolase has translation MSNLSVNAIRFLGIDAINKANSGHPGVVMGAAPMAYSLFTKQLRINPAQPNWINRDRFILSAGHGSMLLYALLHLSGFEDVSMDEVKNFRQWGSKTPGHPEFGHTAGVDATTGPLGQGISTATGFAQAERFLAAKYNREGFNIFDHYTYVICGDGDLMEGVSSEAASYAGLQKLDKLVVLYDSNDINLDGETKDSFTESVRDRYNAYGWHTALVEDGTDLEAIHAAIETAKASGKPSLIEVKTVIGYGSPNKQGTNAVHGAPLGADETAATRQALGWDYEPFEIPAEVYADFKENVADRGASAYQAWTKLVADYKEAHPELAAEVEAIIDGRDPVEVTPADFPALENGFSQATRNSSQDALNVVAAKLPTFLGGSADLAHSNMTYIKTDGLQDDANRLNRNIQFGVREFAMGTILNGMALHGGLRVYGGTFFVFSDYVKAAVRLSALQGLPVTYVFTHDSIAVGEDGPTHEPVEHLAGLRAMPNLNVFRPADARETQAAWYLAVTSEKTPTALVLTRQNLTVEEGTDFDKVAKGAYVVYENAADFDTILIATGSEVNLAVAAAKELASQGAKVRVVSMPSTDVFDAQDAAYKEEILPNAVRRRVAVEMGATQNWYKYVGLDGAVLGIDTFGASAPAPKVLAEYGFTVENLVKVVQNLK, from the coding sequence ATGTCAAATCTATCTGTTAATGCAATTCGTTTTCTAGGTATTGACGCCATCAACAAAGCAAACTCAGGTCACCCAGGGGTGGTTATGGGGGCTGCTCCTATGGCCTATAGCCTCTTTACAAAGCAACTTCGTATCAATCCAGCTCAACCAAACTGGATCAACCGCGATCGCTTTATTCTTTCAGCAGGACATGGTTCAATGCTTCTTTATGCCCTTCTTCACCTTTCTGGTTTTGAAGATGTTAGCATGGATGAAGTCAAGAACTTCCGCCAATGGGGTTCAAAAACACCAGGTCACCCAGAATTTGGCCATACTGCAGGGGTTGACGCTACAACTGGTCCTCTAGGACAAGGGATTTCTACTGCTACTGGTTTTGCCCAAGCAGAACGTTTCCTTGCAGCGAAGTATAACCGCGAAGGCTTCAATATCTTTGACCACTATACTTATGTGATCTGTGGCGACGGAGATTTAATGGAAGGTGTTTCAAGCGAGGCAGCTTCATACGCAGGTTTGCAAAAGCTCGACAAGTTGGTTGTTCTTTATGATTCAAATGACATTAACTTGGATGGTGAGACAAAAGATTCCTTCACAGAAAGTGTTCGTGACCGTTACAATGCCTACGGTTGGCACACAGCCTTGGTTGAAGATGGAACAGACCTTGAGGCTATTCATGCTGCTATCGAAACAGCTAAAGCTTCAGGAAAACCATCTTTGATTGAAGTGAAGACTGTTATTGGATACGGTTCTCCAAACAAACAAGGAACTAATGCTGTACATGGTGCTCCTCTTGGAGCAGATGAAACTGCCGCAACTCGTCAAGCCCTTGGTTGGGACTACGAACCATTTGAAATTCCAGCTGAAGTTTATGCTGATTTCAAAGAAAATGTTGCAGATCGTGGCGCATCAGCTTATCAAGCTTGGACTAAATTAGTTGCTGACTATAAAGAGGCTCATCCAGAACTGGCTGCAGAAGTAGAAGCCATTATTGACGGCCGTGACCCAGTTGAGGTGACTCCAGCAGACTTCCCAGCCTTAGAAAATGGATTTTCTCAAGCAACTCGTAACTCGAGTCAGGATGCCTTGAATGTTGTAGCAGCTAAGCTACCAACCTTCCTAGGTGGATCAGCTGACCTTGCTCACTCAAACATGACTTATATCAAAACGGACGGACTTCAAGACGACGCTAATCGCTTGAACCGCAACATTCAGTTTGGTGTTCGTGAATTTGCAATGGGAACGATCTTGAACGGGATGGCTCTTCATGGTGGACTTCGTGTATACGGTGGTACTTTCTTTGTCTTCTCTGACTATGTGAAAGCAGCTGTCCGTTTGTCAGCCTTGCAAGGACTTCCTGTGACTTATGTCTTTACCCACGATTCGATCGCAGTTGGTGAAGATGGTCCAACTCACGAACCAGTTGAACACTTAGCAGGTCTGCGTGCTATGCCAAATCTCAATGTTTTCCGCCCAGCAGATGCGCGTGAAACTCAAGCGGCTTGGTACCTTGCTGTGACAAGCGAAAAAACACCAACTGCCCTTGTCTTGACACGTCAAAACTTGACTGTTGAAGAGGGAACAGACTTTGACAAAGTTGCGAAAGGTGCCTATGTTGTCTATGAAAATGCAGCTGACTTTGATACGATATTGATTGCAACAGGTTCAGAGGTGAATCTCGCTGTCGCAGCTGCCAAAGAATTGGCTAGTCAAGGCGCAAAAGTCCGTGTAGTCAGCATGCCATCTACAGATGTCTTTGACGCACAAGATGCAGCTTACAAGGAAGAAATCCTTCCAAATGCAGTCCGCCGTCGTGTTGCAGTCGAAATGGGTGCAACTCAAAACTGGTACAAATATGTTGGTCTTGATGGTGCAGTTCTCGGTATTGATACCTTTGGAGCATCTGCCCCAGCACCAAAAGTATTGGCAGAGTACGGATTTACAGTTGAAAATCTAGTCAAAGTCGTTCAAAACTTGAAATAA
- a CDS encoding acetate kinase gives MTKTIAINAGSSSLKWQLYQMPEEKVLAKGLIERIGLKDSISTVKFDGRSEQQILDIEDHTQAVKILLDDLIRFDIIKGYDEITGVGHRVVAGGEYFKESTVVEGDVLEKVEELGLLAPLHNPANAAGIRAFKELLPDITSVVVFDTSFHTTMPEKAYRYPLPTKYYTDNKVRKYGAHGTSHQFVAGEAAKLLGRPLEDLKLITCHIGNGASITAVKGGKSVDTSMGFTPLGGVMMGTRTGDIDPAIIPYLMQYTEDFNTPDDISRVLNRESGLMGVSGQSSDMRDVIAAMEAGDHDATLAYEMYVDRIQKHIGQYLAVLNGADAIIFTAGIGENAALVREDVISGISWFGCDVDPEKNVFGVTGDISTDATKIRVLVIPTDEELVIARDVERLKK, from the coding sequence ATGACAAAAACAATTGCAATCAATGCAGGAAGCTCAAGCTTGAAATGGCAACTTTATCAAATGCCTGAGGAAAAAGTTTTGGCTAAAGGCTTGATTGAACGTATTGGATTGAAAGATTCCATTTCAACAGTAAAATTTGACGGTCGTTCGGAGCAACAAATTCTTGATATTGAAGACCATACACAAGCCGTTAAAATTTTATTGGATGACTTGATTCGTTTTGACATTATCAAAGGGTACGACGAAATTACAGGTGTCGGCCATCGCGTCGTTGCAGGTGGTGAATATTTCAAGGAATCAACAGTTGTTGAGGGAGATGTGTTAGAAAAAGTTGAGGAATTGGGACTCTTGGCTCCCCTTCACAATCCAGCTAACGCAGCTGGAATTCGCGCATTTAAGGAATTGCTGCCAGATATTACCAGTGTTGTCGTATTTGATACCTCATTCCACACAACCATGCCAGAAAAGGCTTATCGCTACCCTCTACCAACTAAATACTACACAGACAACAAGGTTCGTAAATATGGTGCCCACGGGACAAGCCACCAGTTTGTCGCAGGAGAAGCAGCGAAACTTTTGGGCCGTCCTCTAGAAGATTTGAAATTGATTACCTGCCATATTGGTAACGGGGCTTCTATCACAGCTGTTAAGGGCGGGAAGTCTGTAGATACTTCTATGGGATTCACGCCACTTGGAGGAGTGATGATGGGAACTCGTACAGGAGATATTGACCCTGCTATCATCCCTTATCTCATGCAATATACAGAGGATTTCAATACCCCTGACGATATTAGTCGCGTTCTCAATCGTGAATCAGGGCTCATGGGAGTTTCTGGCCAGTCAAGCGATATGCGTGATGTGATTGCTGCCATGGAAGCAGGAGACCATGATGCGACTTTGGCTTATGAAATGTATGTCGATCGTATCCAAAAACATATCGGTCAATACCTTGCAGTCCTAAATGGGGCAGATGCTATTATCTTCACAGCAGGAATCGGTGAAAATGCTGCTTTGGTTCGTGAGGATGTCATTTCAGGTATCTCTTGGTTTGGTTGTGATGTGGATCCAGAAAAGAACGTCTTTGGCGTAACGGGAGACATCTCAACTGACGCAACGAAAATCCGTGTCTTGGTTATTCCAACAGATGAAGAATTGGTGATTGCACGCGATGTTGAGCGCTTGAAAAAATAA
- a CDS encoding low molecular weight protein-tyrosine-phosphatase: MKKIVFVCLGNICRSPMAEFVMKSMTSDYQVESRATSSWEHGNPIHKGTQAIFQQYQIPYDKDKTSLQIGREDFESFDYVIGMDASNVSDLRHMCPQELQYKIYSFAAESVPDPWYTGDFEETYARITSGCQRWLDRLENETDNGKA, translated from the coding sequence ATGAAAAAAATAGTATTTGTGTGCTTAGGAAATATTTGCCGTAGCCCCATGGCAGAGTTTGTGATGAAGTCCATGACGAGTGATTATCAAGTTGAGAGTCGTGCAACTTCGTCTTGGGAACATGGTAATCCGATTCATAAGGGAACGCAGGCGATTTTCCAGCAGTATCAGATCCCGTATGACAAAGATAAAACATCGCTTCAGATTGGCAGAGAAGACTTTGAATCGTTTGATTACGTTATCGGAATGGATGCTTCAAACGTTTCAGATCTGCGTCACATGTGTCCTCAGGAACTACAGTACAAGATCTACTCTTTTGCGGCTGAAAGTGTCCCAGATCCTTGGTATACAGGAGATTTTGAGGAAACCTATGCTCGTATTACAAGTGGATGTCAACGCTGGCTAGATCGATTAGAAAATGAGACTGACAATGGAAAAGCTTAA
- the adhE gene encoding bifunctional acetaldehyde-CoA/alcohol dehydrogenase, with amino-acid sequence MADKKTVTPEEKQLAAEKHVDGLVKKALVALDEMRKLNQEQVDYIVAKASVAALDAHGILAQHAVEETGRGVFEDKATKNLFACEHVVNNMRGVKTVGVIEDDPITGLTKIAEPVGVICGVTPTTNPTSTAIFKSLIALKTRNPIVFAFHPSAQESSAHAAQIVRDAAIAAGAPENCVQWITEPSMEATGALMNHEGVATILATGGNAMVKAAYSCGKPALGVGAGNVPAYVEKSADLRQAAHDIVMSKSFDNGMVCASEQAVIIDKEVYDEFVEEFKSYHTYFVNKKEKALLEEFCFGVKANSKNCAGAKLNANIVGKPAAWIAEQAGFSVPEGTNILAAECAEVGPKEPLTREKLSPVIAVLKAEDTEDGLTKARQMVEFNGLGHSAAIHTKDEELAKRFGTEIKAMRIIWNSPSTFGGIGDVYNAFIPSLTLGCGSYGHNSVGDNVSAINLLNIKKVGKRRNNMQWFKVPSKIYFERNSIQYLQTCEDIERVMIVTDKSIEKLGFVQRIIDQLNKRSNRVTVQVFSDVEPDPDITTVERGTEVMRAFEPDTIIALGGGSPMDAAKVMWLFYEQPQIDFRDLVQKFMDIRKRAFRFPSLGKKAKYIGIPTTSGTGSEVTPFAVISDKKNNRKYPLADYSLTPTIAIVDPALVESVPDFIAADTGMDVLTHATEAYTSNFANDYTDGIALQTIKLVFEWLEKSVKTADPEAREKMHNASTMAGMAFANAFLGMSHSMAHKIGAVHHTVHGRTNAILLPYVIRYNGTRPSKTTTWPKYNYWKADEKFQDIARMLGLPHSTPEEAVEAYAKAVYDLGEAVGITMNFKGFGIDEKAWKDSLHEIALLAYEDQCSPANPRLPMVADMEEIMADAYYGYAERPGRRK; translated from the coding sequence ATGGCTGATAAAAAAACAGTAACACCAGAGGAAAAACAACTTGCTGCTGAAAAGCATGTCGATGGTCTCGTGAAAAAAGCCTTGGTTGCGCTTGATGAAATGCGCAAGTTGAACCAAGAGCAAGTTGACTACATCGTGGCAAAAGCTTCGGTTGCAGCACTTGACGCGCACGGTATCCTTGCACAACATGCAGTTGAAGAAACTGGTCGTGGAGTATTTGAAGACAAGGCAACAAAGAATCTATTTGCCTGTGAGCACGTAGTGAACAATATGCGTGGAGTTAAAACAGTTGGAGTTATCGAAGATGATCCAATTACAGGTTTGACAAAGATTGCGGAGCCTGTCGGTGTAATCTGTGGTGTCACTCCGACAACAAACCCAACTTCAACAGCGATTTTCAAATCCTTGATTGCTTTGAAAACACGTAACCCAATCGTTTTTGCCTTCCACCCATCTGCTCAAGAATCATCAGCTCACGCAGCACAAATCGTTCGTGATGCAGCTATTGCGGCTGGAGCACCTGAAAACTGTGTTCAATGGATTACAGAACCATCTATGGAAGCAACTGGAGCGCTTATGAACCACGAAGGTGTTGCAACTATCCTTGCAACTGGTGGTAATGCCATGGTTAAAGCTGCATACTCATGTGGAAAACCAGCTCTTGGGGTAGGTGCCGGAAACGTTCCTGCCTATGTAGAAAAATCTGCTGACCTTCGTCAAGCTGCTCATGATATTGTTATGTCTAAGTCATTTGATAATGGGATGGTCTGTGCATCAGAACAAGCCGTTATCATTGATAAAGAAGTATATGACGAATTTGTAGAAGAATTCAAATCATATCACACTTACTTTGTAAACAAAAAAGAAAAAGCCCTTCTTGAAGAATTCTGTTTCGGTGTAAAAGCTAATAGCAAAAACTGTGCAGGTGCTAAACTAAATGCAAACATCGTTGGTAAACCAGCAGCATGGATTGCTGAACAAGCAGGATTTAGCGTTCCAGAAGGAACAAACATCTTGGCTGCAGAATGTGCAGAAGTAGGACCGAAAGAACCATTGACTCGTGAGAAATTGTCACCAGTTATTGCTGTCCTAAAAGCTGAAGACACAGAAGATGGTCTTACAAAAGCTCGTCAAATGGTTGAGTTTAACGGACTTGGTCACTCAGCAGCTATCCATACAAAAGACGAAGAGCTTGCTAAACGCTTTGGTACAGAAATCAAAGCTATGCGTATTATCTGGAACTCTCCATCTACTTTCGGTGGTATCGGTGACGTATACAATGCCTTCATTCCATCATTGACACTTGGATGTGGTTCATATGGACACAACTCAGTCGGTGATAACGTGAGTGCGATCAACCTTCTAAACATCAAGAAAGTAGGGAAACGTAGAAATAATATGCAGTGGTTTAAAGTTCCTTCAAAAATTTACTTCGAACGCAATTCTATCCAATACCTTCAAACATGTGAAGATATTGAACGCGTTATGATTGTTACAGACAAATCGATCGAAAAACTTGGTTTTGTTCAACGCATTATTGACCAATTGAACAAACGCAGCAACCGTGTAACTGTCCAAGTCTTCTCAGACGTTGAACCAGACCCAGATATCACAACTGTAGAACGTGGTACTGAAGTAATGAGAGCATTTGAACCAGACACAATCATCGCTCTTGGTGGTGGTTCTCCAATGGATGCAGCGAAAGTAATGTGGCTCTTCTACGAACAACCACAAATCGACTTCCGTGACTTGGTTCAAAAATTCATGGACATCCGTAAACGTGCCTTCCGCTTCCCATCACTTGGTAAAAAAGCGAAATACATAGGTATTCCAACAACTTCAGGTACAGGTTCAGAAGTAACACCATTTGCCGTTATCTCTGATAAGAAAAACAATCGTAAATACCCATTGGCTGACTACTCATTGACACCAACTATTGCGATTGTTGACCCTGCTTTGGTTGAGTCAGTTCCAGACTTCATCGCTGCGGATACAGGTATGGACGTCTTGACTCACGCGACTGAAGCATACACTTCAAACTTCGCTAACGACTATACAGACGGTATCGCCCTTCAAACAATCAAACTTGTCTTTGAATGGTTGGAAAAATCTGTTAAGACAGCTGATCCAGAAGCTCGCGAAAAAATGCACAATGCATCTACAATGGCTGGTATGGCCTTTGCCAATGCCTTCCTTGGTATGAGCCACTCAATGGCCCACAAGATCGGTGCGGTTCACCATACTGTTCACGGACGTACAAACGCAATCTTGCTTCCATACGTTATCCGTTACAATGGTACTCGCCCATCTAAGACGACTACATGGCCTAAGTATAACTACTGGAAAGCTGACGAAAAATTCCAAGATATTGCTAGAATGCTTGGATTGCCTCACTCAACTCCAGAAGAAGCGGTTGAAGCTTATGCCAAAGCAGTTTACGATCTTGGTGAAGCAGTTGGAATCACAATGAACTTCAAAGGCTTTGGAATCGATGAAAAAGCTTGGAAAGACAGCTTGCATGAAATTGCCTTACTTGCTTATGAAGACCAATGTTCACCTGCTAACCCTCGCTTGCCAATGGTAGCTGACATGGAAGAAATCATGGCAGATGCTTACTATGGTTATGCAGAACGACCAGGACGTCGTAAATAA
- a CDS encoding class I SAM-dependent methyltransferase: protein MDFEKIEQAYTYLLENVQIIQSDLATNFYDALVEQNSIYLDGETEQKQVKENNQALKRLALRKEEWLKTYQFLLMKAGQTEPLQANHQFTPDAIALLLVLVVEELFEQEEISILEIGSGMGILGATFLTSLAKKVDYLGIEVDDLLIDLAASMSDVIGLQAGFVQGDAVRPQMLKESDVVISDLPVGYYPDDAIASRYQVASSQEHTYAHHLLMEQGLKYLKSNGYAIFLAPSDLLTSPQSDLLKGWLKDEVSLAAIIALPEDIFSTASQAKSIFVLQKKRDKEIEPFVYPLTSLQDPSVLLTFKENFQNWSKGTEI, encoded by the coding sequence ATGGATTTTGAAAAAATAGAACAAGCTTATACGTATTTACTAGAGAATGTCCAAATCATCCAAAGTGATTTGGCGACTAACTTTTATGATGCCTTGGTAGAGCAAAACAGCATTTATCTAGATGGCGAGACTGAGCAAAAGCAGGTCAAGGAGAACAATCAAGCCCTTAAGCGCTTAGCACTTCGCAAGGAAGAGTGGCTCAAGACCTACCAGTTTCTCTTGATGAAGGCAGGACAAACGGAGCCTTTACAGGCCAATCACCAGTTTACACCAGATGCCATTGCCCTCCTCTTGGTACTTGTTGTAGAAGAGTTGTTTGAACAAGAGGAAATTAGCATCCTCGAAATAGGTTCTGGTATGGGGATTTTGGGGGCTACTTTCTTGACTTCTCTTGCTAAAAAAGTAGATTACTTGGGAATTGAAGTGGATGACTTGCTGATTGATTTGGCAGCAAGTATGTCAGATGTGATTGGTTTACAGGCTGGTTTTGTTCAAGGAGATGCCGTTCGTCCGCAAATGCTTAAAGAAAGCGACGTGGTCATCAGCGACTTGCCTGTAGGCTATTACCCAGACGATGCCATCGCTTCTCGCTATCAAGTGGCTTCTAGTCAAGAGCATACCTATGCCCACCATTTGCTGATGGAACAAGGCCTCAAGTACCTTAAGTCAAATGGCTATGCTATTTTTCTAGCTCCGAGTGATTTATTGACCAGCCCTCAAAGTGACTTATTAAAAGGGTGGCTCAAAGACGAAGTGAGTCTGGCTGCTATCATCGCTCTGCCAGAGGATATTTTCTCAACTGCAAGCCAAGCTAAAAGTATTTTTGTCTTACAGAAGAAAAGAGACAAGGAAATAGAACCCTTTGTCTACCCTCTTACTAGCTTGCAAGATCCGTCAGTTTTGTTGACCTTTAAAGAAAATTTTCAAAATTGGAGCAAAGGTACTGAAATATAA
- a CDS encoding MORN repeat-containing protein, protein MEKLKQFYEKCRVYLTRPRLELIAVVVMVLCALSVFLLNTPKKGVLTLDGGALVYDGTLVRGKMNGQGTLTFENGDQYTGDFNNGAFNGKGTFQSKDGWKYEGDFVNGQAEGQGKLTTEQEVVYEGTFKQGVFQQKQ, encoded by the coding sequence ATGGAAAAGCTTAAACAATTTTATGAGAAGTGTAGAGTTTACCTAACTCGTCCTAGGTTAGAACTCATTGCAGTTGTCGTAATGGTACTCTGTGCTCTTTCGGTATTTCTGCTAAATACGCCTAAAAAGGGTGTCCTGACACTTGATGGTGGAGCTCTTGTTTATGATGGCACCTTGGTACGAGGGAAAATGAATGGTCAAGGGACCCTGACCTTTGAAAACGGAGACCAATATACAGGTGATTTCAATAATGGAGCCTTTAACGGGAAAGGAACTTTCCAATCAAAAGATGGCTGGAAATACGAAGGTGATTTTGTAAACGGTCAGGCTGAAGGTCAAGGGAAGTTGACGACAGAGCAAGAAGTTGTTTATGAAGGAACCTTTAAACAAGGCGTTTTTCAACAAAAACAGTAG
- a CDS encoding membrane protein insertase YidC, producing MKKKLQLTSLLGLSLFIMTACATNGTASDITADSTDFWSKFVYFFAEIIRFLSFDISIGVGIILFTILIRTILLPVFQTQMVASRKMQEAQPRIKALREQYPGRDMESRTKLDQEMRKVYKELGIKHSSSLWPILIQMPVLLALFQALSRVDFLKTGHFLWINLGGVDTSFVLPILAAVFTFLSSWLSNKALSEKSGATTGMMYGMPVLIFIFAISAPSGVALYWAVSNAYQVLQTYFLNNPFKIIAEREAVAQAEKDLEGKKRRALKKAQKKKK from the coding sequence GTGAAAAAGAAACTACAGTTGACTAGTTTGTTGGGCTTGTCCTTGTTTATCATGACAGCCTGTGCAACAAATGGTACAGCTAGCGATATAACAGCAGATTCGACAGACTTTTGGAGCAAATTCGTCTATTTTTTTGCTGAAATTATCCGCTTTTTGTCCTTTGACATTAGTATCGGAGTGGGGATTATCCTCTTCACGATTTTGATCCGGACGATTTTATTGCCGGTCTTTCAGACACAGATGGTTGCCTCTAGAAAAATGCAAGAGGCTCAACCGCGCATCAAGGCTTTGCGAGAGCAATATCCGGGTCGTGATATGGAAAGCAGAACCAAGCTAGACCAGGAGATGCGCAAAGTTTATAAAGAGTTAGGAATCAAACATTCATCCTCTCTCTGGCCGATTTTAATACAAATGCCGGTTCTCTTGGCGCTCTTTCAAGCCTTGAGTCGAGTAGACTTTTTGAAAACAGGTCACTTTTTATGGATTAATTTGGGAGGAGTAGATACAAGTTTTGTCCTTCCGATTTTGGCGGCAGTCTTTACCTTCTTGAGTAGCTGGTTATCGAATAAAGCTTTGTCTGAAAAAAGTGGAGCTACGACAGGGATGATGTACGGGATGCCGGTACTGATCTTTATCTTTGCCATCTCTGCGCCTAGTGGAGTCGCCTTGTACTGGGCGGTATCCAATGCTTATCAAGTTTTGCAAACCTATTTCTTGAACAATCCTTTCAAGATTATTGCTGAAAGAGAAGCAGTGGCGCAAGCAGAAAAAGATTTAGAAGGCAAGAAGAGAAGAGCCTTGAAAAAAGCACAGAAAAAGAAAAAATAA